The DNA sequence AATTATAATGATGTGGACGATATGTTCACAAAATCTTAATAGCAAGGATGCTTACTTTATTGAATTGAATGTATAATGTTGATATTCAAATCCATTTCGTTGTAAGGTAATAGACATGCCATCATCACCTAGCCCTTCATTTTCATGGGTTTCCTTTTTAGCATAAATTTATAAATGGAAACAATGCCAACAATCACCCGACACTTCTCCTTtaatatttacttgaaacataCTAGATCTTGATAGCTGTTCACATGCAAATCCAtgatccaaaaaaatatatataaataaataaaaacctaaaTAAATGTAATAAAATACTTGATCATGATTTTCCTGATGATGATTAGTTTCTTAGACATGGACAAAAATCCATTAGGTGGGATTGTGATCCAAGGTGGTATGAAATGTAGAATTTTGTTACACTTTTGGGGGGATGGGTATGGATAGGACAATCCTTTATTAATTTAGAAGCTGGTGGGGGAAATGAGAATGGGATCCAGTTGGTGTGGCTCTCTTATTCTGAGTGTTGAGAATGGGAAATTTGGTTACTTGGGTGATTGACATGTATTTAGGCGCTGATCTAAAGATTCTGGGCACAGCGCTTCTGATCTGGTTGATAAAAATGTAACCATTGAATCAATGTATGAACACATGTCGATCACCTAGATAGCTATGAACACAACCTGGACAATGAGTGCTCAAGAATGGATTCTGATCTTATAAAATTACCTTCCTAATCCTGCTCAGTAGTGTTGTCAAGCTAGCATTTAAGGGCGACTTCGAAGCAGTTGTACTTAGAGCTAGCTAATAGCCACTGCGCACATGTTTCCCCATTTGGCTGTGCTCACTGCTTGGTGCTCACAAAGtcacaaaattatatatatatatatatatatatatatctttattcGCCAATAATTAAACATGCCTACATGCTATGAATCTATGGTAGATCAGGAAGACGGTGGGGGTGGTAGTGTGGTTACTGCTATATATAACATTGATAGGTTGCTttccttctgttttttcttttaattatattcCATGCAAATGCCTTGCATGATACAGTGTCTTCTCCAGTGTTTAGTAATTTATTGTGAAGTAGTGAGAGTGATTGTGACAACAATTTCTCCCCTTCCCATCATAAGATATCAACAATTATTGCTTCCAATTGttacttccttttcctttgtttttttggtaagggacttccttttccttttaatttttaggCTTTGGATAGTTGGAGCATTGATTCAGATTAATGGATGTTGGTGGAACTGGTAGATCTATTGAAACTTTGAACTAATTTCAGGATGATTTGTATGTTGTTTGAGAGATATAAATACATAACATTTTATCTTTTTGGTTACGTAAACAGATATAAGTACATAATGAATTAATGGAGACAAGGATTGGATATATGCTCATCTACCAGTTTGACAGCCTCATTATATCTGtataactttctttttttttctcgttcAAGGGCCATTAGACTAGGCAAGACCCACATGGAAACAAAGGACCCACAAGGGGCAAGCAAAGGGATCCATCGCtaaacttttttccttttttttgtgctaacaaatgagaatcattcaattttcatagaaagcagtaaagagcactaaataTCTTATATAAGGGgcctaaaaaattaaaaagagtcgaactcagaaccacatgctttCTGAAATGAAAATCCCTAATGAACtaggctacccccttggggttagaTCTACCACTAGACTACAGTTATTGTAATACTATAATTATTActactaatttttcaaaaaagtagaagAGATGATAGAACAATCGAATCGATGACCTTCCCTAACTTATGCTAGAGCCTAACTAACTGCATGCCACTAAACTAAAAACTCAACttcaattcaaaatattttgaagatAGAAAGATGGAGAGGATTAGTTTAACAAACCCTTAATCAGAGCTCccctttttttgggtagatttGTGGAGAGATAAGAAAGTTGGTAAGGCAATAATAAATTGGAGGATGCATGTGAAGTTGTCAATGGCTTTGCACATGCCCTCTCtactggtggtggtggaggagatgAGGTGGAGGACTACGACGTCGACTGTGTCGATTGTGTGGGGTTGTTGGGATAAAGTGTTTAATTGAGGAGGTGAGGCCCTGATCCAGAGCTCAATTATTCCCATCCATATCTCTCATGTTATTAGCTTTGTTTTCTACTACTCTTTTAATGGTCCACATGGGGAGCCCACAACATCAAGTGTCTCTGCAACTTTGAAAATAAGTAGGTTTTGGTTCTTTGTTGTCCAAACTCTTAAAATCCACTCGCCATGTGGTGGGTCCTACACTCAGATCTGGGAGGTAGGATATTAGGATGTACGTTCTTaagtgttgctgccaaaaataccccgctagtcgaacctacacaaacacagacgacggaggcccggagctttgtccggggttagtcctccgacgctcaagtcagggtcggccgcacaattcaataagggagtaatggtgagggtatcagaacttacctccccctttcttccgtgccttcttatatagctcttagggtttagggtttttcccccttcttccctcttagagtcccactcaaatacgtccatccttctgggggaatattcccctcatgcagacgacgtgatcccgcatgattttgcaagcgtgcctcggtgattgagcgtgagTGGTCTCTCGggaccttcgtctggcggatgacacgtgtctcagagacgacacgtgtcattgcccccaccgagaggttattttggctatatcataGACTACCCAGTGGGTGAAAGCACATACTTCAAACTCATTAACCGCTATAGTAGTTAAGTTCATTAATGAAAGCATAATTTGTAGTTTATCACAAGAACTGATATCATTTCATGGGACAAGTGAGAGTACTATGTGACAAGTTTAAAATCAAAATACGactcaccaaaaaaaattaatggggcAGTTGAAGTAGCCAATAAGTATGTACAATTACTTTATAGAAGATGGTTGATACAAATTTAGATTGGGCTAACAACCTGCCCTATGAACTTTGGGCATATCGTACTTCAATATGCACCTCAATTGCGGCAGCATTATATTCATTGGTATATGGAATGGAAGCAACAAGGGAAGAGTTTGGAGTGAAGAACTCTGATCCCCTTAGgtcttatttttaaaagaaataggAAGGAATCCCCCACATTACCTGCATgggtcttttttccttttaatttttgggaaaagCTCCCCACACTGACAATGTGGGGATTCTTACCAACACCCTCTATGTCCTATCCGTGTGGGTTCTGTATTGATATTCTCTGTCCTCCCTAACCATATGGGCCCTTACTAAGTGGAACTATATCCCACAAAGTGATTGGTGTAGGGGTAAGAGATTCCCCCACATTGTCTGCATGGGAAACCCTTCCTTTGATTTTTATGCTGCGTTATATTTGCTCTGAAAAAGAAAGTAGAATATCATATGATATCAGAGTGAAAGTTATATAACTAATTGAATAATGAATCTTGCTCATTAGTAAGCTTCATGTCATTGTTTTACCTTAATAATTCTTGTATTAATACTTGTAATTATCAACTTTCAGACATAAGCAATGCATTTTTTCAGTTGTTTTCAgcttaaaaatggaaaaaaaaacttctctTCTACAAGAAATCTAATTTTCctcccccaaacccccccccccccccNNNNNNNNNNNNNNNNNNNNaatatctccatagagatcacttaccaataatattggattctttctgcttactccatctttagtcaacaccactaaatcggttttggaaacaaatctttgactatgctagctcACCTAATAAGAAATCTTACACGTAACCATAAGGTCCATAACCCATATGTTTATTACAGACACAACTATAAAAACAACTGCATTTCAGCCTTCTTCATCTTTCTAAAACTGGTAATCACTAACCAGAGTGAGAGTGGAGGATAGTAGAGAGAAGTTTCAAACAGACTATTAGAACTAGGGTTAAGGACACTTCGTCATTGTTGTTTTTCTCTATCCCCTTCATCCACAAAAACTCTGATTTATCTCATCTCTCATTACTCATCacatccactctctctctctctctctcttctctgtgtTTCTGTGCCACCCAAAATCCCTTCTGAGTTCTTCCATGGACATGGAAATATGGAATGAACTCTTAATCTCTCAGCTTCCTGCCCAACCCCAAAACCCTTAATCTTTCCAGTTTCCATTCCCTTAAACCCTGACCCTAAATGTTTCATTTCAGCCATGaacttaaaccccaaaccccaaccccaaccccaccaccaccgccaAAGCACAGGAGGCAGAATCAGACACACCACCACTTCCTCAACCTCAAGCTCAACCTCCACCGATCCTACTATCCAAGCCCGCAGCCGACTACCATACTCCCAAGTCATTATCCTTCACCAACGGCGCACTCAAGCGCCACCACCACCCTCGTCCAATCAGCCCGGTGGTGCCTGTGCCGGTGCCGGTGCCGGTGCCGGTGCCGGTTGTTTACAGAGAATGTCAGAAGAATCACGCCGTAAGCTTAGGTGGCCACGCCTTGGATGGCTGTGGAGAGTTCATGCCATCTTCCTCCGCCACACCAACCGACCCTACTTCTCTCAAATGCGACGCTTGTGGTTGCCACCGCAACTTCCACCGCCGTGAGCCCGAAGAAGCCTCCTTTTCCCTGGATCTTCACCATCACCACTACCACCCACAGCCACCCTCTTCTATCGCCGCTCGTGGGCGGAGCCCCAATTCACTTTCATCCTCCCCACCACCGCTCTCATCTTCGTATTACCCATCTGCACCTCACATGTTGCTTGCTTTGAGTACCAGATTGTCAGGTTCATCAGATAACCATCAAGTAATTACAGCTACAACAATGACGACCGCAACCACGGCGAGCCCAAATGGACGGAAGTGTTGTCAATGGCTTTGCACATGCCCTCTCtactggtggtggtggaggagatgAGGTGGAGGACTACGACGTCGACTGTGTCGATTGAGTGGGGTTGTTGGGATAAAGTGTTTAATTGAGGAGGTGAGGCCCTGATCCAGAGCTCAATTATTCCCATCCATATCTCTCATGTTGTTAGCTTTGTTTTCTACTACTCTTTTAATGGTCCACATGGGGAGCCCACAACATCAAGTGTCTCTGCAACTTTGAAAATAAGTAGGTTTTGGTTCTTTGTTGTCCAAACTCTTAAAATCCACTCGCCATGTGGTGGGTCCTACACTCAGATCTGGGAGGTAGGATATTAGGATGTACGTTCTTAAGCAATACCACTCCAACTTCCACCGCCaagccaagaagaaaaaaatattacaaataattgaaataaaagcCACAGTCTTTCTATTTTTACGATAacaccctttttgtatgatgaTTCTATTGAAATGTTGGAATTTATAGATGTTTAGATCGAATTAAGTTGAaattttattggtttgattttaggtTAGTGTTTTATAAATCTCAAAAACAAAGGTTCGAATTTACCGTTGGCACTTAGAGGTAtaatttcaagttttttttttttcttttttaaaggtTAATTCATGTTTTTGGTGTCTTCTTATacttgaggggagagagagagagagagagagagagagagagtctttcTACCGACACCATGTTCAAAATGCTCTTGCCAATATACCATAAATCCCATCCAACCACCAAAATTGATAGATGGAGAGAAGATTTGTTCATCATGGATGAAGGGATAACATTCCATAATGACCAAAACTCTAGCTTAGAAATCCTTGCCTCAATTGCTCATCCCTTTTTAGCCAACCAAGGGATTACTTATAATTggagatgtaaatggatagttgaaaattcGAATTCAATTCACATCCGTATCCATTTAGAGGCATCTGTAATCAACTGAAAGGTATCTAAATCTGAATTCAgattatccaaaaataattacctgatctaaataaataatcaactatattaaaaataaaaaagctaaTTAATGATCTTGAGGGTTCTTAAAGTTCCAACATGTTCtagagaataagaaaaagagctAAGACAACTGAGAGTCGTGGATTGAAAGCAAATCATATCCGTTAGGGAGAGAAATGTCTAAGTTACAAAAGTCAATAATATAAACGGGTAGTCAAAAATCTGAATTTAATTCGTATCCGTATTCATTTAGGGGTATTCATATTCAAACAAGGAATATATGAATCCGATCACATTTGATCTATATTAAGTAATTAGTTGATCCGTTTACATGTCTACTTAGAATCAAATTGATCATTAGACGATAAGCACCACCCTTCAATCAATCAATGTCAAGTTTCAAGTCCCACTTATCATaaagtataaaattttcaatcatGTTTATAATTCTAAAACATCTATGAATGGGGGAAATGAAATTGGTTGGAGACTTAGATGTAGATGTGACAATGTGTATGAAATGAACAGCCATGGATAAGAAGACCTAACATATTTTTTATTAGGGCAGTGGGTTGCTGCCTGGTTATGTAGCATCTACACTAGCATTTGGAGTAATAAAAGTACACACAAAGatatataaatggatagaatTTTTTTACTTCATGAGGGATATTTCACACGCTCATGTGTTTGGATGCAGGAGCTACAAGCCCCAACTAGAGCTCTTTTCTCTTATGATTGTTGGATATGATGCATCTTTACTTTCTTAAGGGGTGAGAAGGAAAACATTTCATGGAGCCCCGAATGTTTAGCAATATGGTTCTCTTTCTAGTGCTCCAATAGAAAAAATAGATGATTGAAAGTATAGAAATTTCCCATAGGTAAGAAAGAATATGATTGgactttgaatttcaaaatcccATAAGCAATCAATCCAGATCATTTCCAGTGCTCCAATAGAAATAATAGATGATTGAAAGTATAGAAATTTCC is a window from the Macadamia integrifolia cultivar HAES 741 chromosome 5, SCU_Mint_v3, whole genome shotgun sequence genome containing:
- the LOC122077980 gene encoding zinc-finger homeodomain protein 9-like yields the protein TPNPNPNPTTTAKAQEAESDTPPLPQPQAQPPPILLSKPAADYHTPKSLSFTNGALKRHHHPRPISPVVPVPVPVPVPVPVVYRECQKNHAVSLGGHALDGCGEFMPSSSATPTDPTSLKCDACGCHRNFHRREPEEASFSLDLHHHHYHPQPPSSIAARGRSPNSLSSSPPPLSSSYYPSAPHMLLALSTRLSGSSDNHQVITATTMTTATTASPNGRKCCQWLCTCPLYWWWWRR